DNA from Triticum aestivum cultivar Chinese Spring chromosome 7D, IWGSC CS RefSeq v2.1, whole genome shotgun sequence:
tattgaagaagttcaatatggatcagtccaagaaggggttcttgcctgtattgcaaggtgtgcaattgagcacggctcaatgcccgaccacggcagaagatagagaaaagatgagtgtcgtcccctatgcctcggccatagggtctattatgtatgccatgctgtgtaccagacctgatgtaaaccttgccgtaagtttggtaggaaggtaccaaagtaatcccggcatggaacactggacagcggtcaagaacatcctgaagtacctgaagaggactaaggatatgtttctcgttatggaggtgacgaagagctcgtcgtaaagggttacgtcgatgctagcttcgacacagatctggatgactctaagtcacaaaccggatacgtgttattttgaatggtggggcagtaagctggtgcagttgcaagcaaagcgttgtggcgggatctacatgtgaagcggaatacatggcggcctcagaggcagcacgagaagcaatctgggtgaatgagttcattaccgacctaggagttattcccaatgcgtcgggcccgatgactctcttctgtgacaacactggagctattgcccttgccaaggagcccaggtttcacaggaagaccaggcataccaagcgtcgcttcaactccattcgtgaaactgttcaaaatggagacatagatatttgtaaagtacatacagacctgaatgtagcagatccgttgactaaacatctccctaaagcaaaacatgatcaacaccagaactctatgggtgttcgattcatcacaatgtaactagattattgactctagtgcaagtgggagactgttggaaatatgccctagaggcaataataaaatggttattattatatttctttgttcatgataattgtctattgttcatgctataattgtgttatccggaaatcgtaatacatgtgtgaatacatagaccacaacatgtccctagtgagcctctagttgactagctcgttgatcaacagatagtcatggtttcctgactatggacattggatgtcattgataacgggatcacatcattaggagaatgatgtgatggacaaggcccaatcctaagcatagcacaaagatcgtgtagttcgtttgctagagcttttccaatgtcaagtgtcatttccttagaccatgagatcgtgtaactcccggataccgtaggagtgctttgggtgtaccaaacgtcacaacgtaactgggtgactataaaggtacactacaggtatatctgaaagtgtctgttgggttgacacggattgagactgggatttgtcactccgtatgacggagaggtatctctgggcccactcggtaatgcatcatcataatgagctcaaagtgaccaagtggttggtcacgggatcatgcattacggtacgagtaaagtgacttgccggtaaccagattgaacaaggtattgggataccgacgatcgaatctcgggcaagtaacgtaccgattgacaaagggaattgtatacgggattgattgaatcctcgacatcgtggttcatccgatgagatcatcgtggaacatgtgggagccaacatgggtatccagatcccgctgttggttattgaccggagagtcgtctcggtcatgtctgcatgtctcccgaacccgtagggtctacacacttaaggttcggtgacgctagggttgtagagatattagtacgcggtaacccaaaagttgttcggagtcccggatgagatcccggacatcacgaggagttccggaatggtccggaggtgaagaattatatataggaagtccagtttcggccaccgggaaagtttcgggggtcaccggtattttactgggaccaccggaagggtcccgggggtccaccgggtggggccacctatcccggagggccccatgggctgaagtgggaggggaaccagcccctggtgggctggtgcgccccccttgggccttcccctgcgcctagggttggaaaccctaggggtggggggcgccccacttggcttgggggggaagccacccccccttggccggcgcccccctggagattgcatctcccagggccggcgcccccccagggggcctatatatagtgggggggagggagggcagcagcaccacaagccttggcgcctccctctccctcccgtgacacatctccctcctcccgcagcgcttggcgaagccctgtcggaatcccgctacttccaccaccacgccgtcgtgctgctggatctccatcaacctctccttcccccttgctggatcaagaaggaggagacgtcgctgctccgtacgtgtgttgaacgcggaggtgccgtccgttcggcgctcggtcatcggtgatttggatcacgacgagtacgactccatcaaccccgttcacttgaacgcttccgctcgcgatctacaagggtatgtagatgcactcctctctctcgttgctagatgactccatagattgatcttggtgatgcgtagaaaattttaatttctgcaacgatccccaacaccgcCATGAGCGCGGCGAACCCGAACTTCTTTGTGGAGCAGCGGGCGCTCTACGAGGCCACGCGTGCTCAAGGTGTCGCTCGAAACACAAAGCAAACGCAGTCGTGCCCGCACAAGCACTGGCGGCGCAGGCGGTCATGGACCCCAGCACTGCCAACTACACATCCTACGCGTCATCGTCCAACTTTCGGGGGCGCATGTGGCATGTGGACAGTGACGGACCGTCCATGTCCATCATCGACCTCACGTCCACTGGCACTGGCGACGGACaggtcggggactcctctgaggatgagtagggcatgggaggcgacaGGGCACTCTGTCCCAAGTGGGCCGGTCTGTCTCTCATGTTCTACCCTTCCTCGCCGGAGACTGTACCTTCACTTCACGGGTTTTGAACCCTGCCGTCGCTCATGGAAGCAGCAGATGGAGAATGTGGTCACCGATGCGGAATACAAAGGAAGTGGACGACGGGCGCcgccgtaggataggtttagggtcCGGCTGCTTCTTTAATGAAAAATGTCCGAATTGTAACGAATGTGCTCCGGTTTATATGAAAATCCGTCGTGTTTGCATGAAATTTATCTGGTTAGTTGAAACcgtgtttgaaatgtatgcggtcAGTGTTGGATGGCCAACTCccatatccatgtccatggacGAATGTAGAAGCAAATTTACGGGCAAGCGCTAACTATGCAAAGACCGGGTGTGTGCTAATTGTATATCACTTTCATGCTCCGTTTTTAAGCTAGAATTCACCCTTTTGTAAAAAAAACACAAGGAGGCACAATAAGGAGGTTGGATTTAAGTGGGTCAACTCAATTTTGGTACAGTGACAAGACCTCGCCCAAATAATCTCGTTGTGGGCCTGACAATCCACACGGCATGGAATCTTCAAACACGGTCAGGCGACCAGGACgtaggaggcggcggtggcggagtcgtCGACGTCGTCGTTAGCGCCATTACTGGGGCAGTTGAGGAATGCGACGAGGAGCAAGACACAGGAGAAGGTGAGGCAGTTCCGCACGTAACCCATGACGGGGGCTTGAATAACGAAGAGAAGGCAAAAGTAGTAGCCGATGATGGTGCGCAGCACGCTGATCAAGAACCGCATCTGCTCCGGCACCAAGCGGCAAGAAAGAGTGAGCGGCAGCATGCATCGGGTGAATCAGCCAGCGAAAGAGATGCACGCATGGAGGAAACGAAACATGCACGGGGATTTCGCCAACGAGCGTGAGCGTGAGTGTATCTTGTGTACTTACGGAGCAGAAGCCGTGGCGGAGGTAGACGCCGAGCGGCGGGAGGAGGACGGCGCACAGGGTCTCCAGGCACCGGCGGCAGCGCGAACCCGGcgccgtctccatctcctcctccggTCCGGTGGGTGCCGCTGTCCCCGGTGCAGCACGCGGTCGCCGGAAGCGGAAGCGGAAGCGGAAGCGGGGGTGGGACGAGGAAAGGACTGATGGAGCACTCCttgcttctgtccattcggtggaACGGAAGGGTATAAACTCCTCCACCAGCGACCGACCGCGCGTGCGCTGACTCGTGTCATGATATTTGGACTAGACTTTTCCGGGTACATATTTCCATACTCGTGCCGCTGTGCCAGTTGCAACTTGCAGATTTTAGACCAGGGTTGCAAAGTTAGACCCGTCCCGTCGCCAGGTTCCACGGGAGCTTGCGAGAAAGCATGATGCCCCTTGAACTTGAGCTACAAATGAGCAACCCTGCAACTGGCACACCACGGCATCACAATCACACCCTGATttacctccgtccggaattacaTCCATCTGCACGACAACTAATTCCGGACGGAAGGAGGGAGTACGTGCTTGACTTACCAGAGAACTGAACCAACACCGAGATCTGATACTACATCCCCTCAAAGAACAAAAAATGATACCACACACCAGGATAGCAATATGCAGGATTTCGTGTCTGACTTGCTACGATTGGCAAAGGATCAAAACTCAATCCATTTGTTACTACCGATATAATCGACCAATTTTTGTTGGTTCCAGTGCTGGACACTGCACaaacacggatgttggtaaaattcAGAAGAAAACCACTTGTGCGAATTCACATGCACAATATAAAAGCGAGGCCTCACCATGGTGAAGGTTGCAATAGCTTCCAGCCTACTGTTCATTTCATAACAATAAATCATGTTAAACTGTCTCCAGCCACACTCTCTGGGTAGTTTCTTACCCAGAGAGTTGAATGATGTTGTACACCCGAAATCCTGGAACATAAGGAGGAATTGCGTTCTCATTTGTTATATCAAGAGATGTAATGCGGTATGAAGGGTGTATTGACAGACCATACTATTTCGGAAGGGGAAAAAAGGGGCACATGATGCACTATTCTCACAGATAAATATCTATCATGAACAAGGTTCTACAATACAGATTGTGTTATCAACACCAGGTAGAGAAACAAAGAGCAAATTCTCACAGGCATAAACACTTATTCTGCGACTGAACTTTAcgagcaaaaaaattaaaaatgtacCACACTAAAGTATTGTTGTGTAGTTCTTCATATCATACAGTACATGATACCTGGAACAACCTTTTCTAGATGCCACACGTGATTTACTTCGGAAATTGCTATTGTCAAGCAAGTCCAGCGACCGTTGCTGCCAGCAACAAGCAATATTTTTTTCTGATCCCACATCTCCAACAAAGACATTTTGTGTATCTTCTCTACCCCGTGGGTATTGCATCAATCATGACAAAAGCCGTAATTGTGCATAAGTTTGAGTCAACCAGGTCAAGGCAGTTCCTCCTTATGCTCTTCCGCATTTCTGCATCAAAACATATTGAATCTATCAAGCAGAAGTACATTCTTTCATGAATTAGAGCTTCTATGACTGTGATTCGCCACTCGATAGCACCAAGACATGCAATTTTCATCAAAGTATTTCAGTCATGAGATCCCCTATCATCAGAGGCAGAGCCCCTGTCACAGCGAGGAAGACTATTATTCTGTTGTGGCTGAGAAATCCAGTGCAGCCCATCGAGCAATTCCGAGTACATCCTCTGGTCCAATGCTCCTCGCTTCCGCTCTTTCAGCTCCTCCAGCAACTGGAACGCATCCTCTGTCCGCGTAGCTCGGCACAGCTCCTCGAGCAGCGTCCTGTAAGTGATCATATCTGGCTTCCGCTTGCTGTCCAGCATATCCAAAAGCACCTCTCTCGATTCCTCGAACCTCCATTCCAGTGCTAGCGCGGCCACCGCCGACATGTACACGCCGCCGCTCGGCACGAACCCCTTCTCCCTCATCGTCTTGAGATACACCAACCCGTTGTCGGTCCTGCCCTTCTGGAACATGGCCTTGACGATGTAGCCGTAGGTGAACTCGTTCGGCTCGCAGCCGTAGAGGGGCATTTCCCGGAACACCTTGAGGGCGTCGTCCACCTCAAGGCAGCGCCCATACGCCTTGATGATGAGGTTGAGCAGGTAGGTGTCCGGGACCACGCCCGTGGCCTTCATCTGGCGGGAGAGGGATCTGACGGCGTGGAGGTAGACCAGCGACGCGGGCGGGCGGCGCACGCGGCGGACGACGGTGCTGAGGAGCAGCGTGAAGGTCTCGACGTTGGGGCGGCAGCCGGCGTTGGCCGGGAGGGCGCGCATCTTGTTGAACATGTCGAAGGCGATGGGGAAGAGGCTGCGGCGGTCGCAGCAGAAGCGGAGGCAGGCGTTGAAGAGCTGGAGGTCGGGGGCGCAGGCCCCCGCGAGCACGTCGTGGATGAGGTTCTCGGCGGCGACGGGGCGCTTGCCGGAGgaggcggcgttgagggcggcgatGTAGGAGGCGGGGCCGTGGCGGAAGCCCGGGCGGAGCGCCGCCCAGCGGAAGAGCGCGAGCGCGAGGTCCGGGTCCTGCTCGGAGTTGATGGCGTCGGCCAGGTCGCACGCGGTGAAGCCCGGGCGCAGCCGCGTGACCCACGCCGCGAACTGATCGTCCGGCGGGGAGCGGACGGGGGACCGCGGCTCCCAGGCGGGCGCAGGGCCCTCGGAGTCGCCGAAGAAGGTGGAGGAAGAAGTGGTGCTGAGGTGGTGAGGCTTTAGGAGCCGGACGGCCCGAGgaaggcggcggacggcggcgaggagcgccatagcgggtggtggcggcgcggcggcgtctcCCTAAAgcgcaggaggaggagggggggggggggggggggagatcggAGCGACGGTGGAAAGGTCACGCGCTCGAGAAAGGCCTCGCGACGCGGGCCGGTGAAAACGGGCCGGCAAAAGAATTAGGCCCAGCGACCCATTTGACTCGGACTTACTCAGACCATGGAGATGCTGCCGTCCATATCGTCGTCGGCCTTCTCGCGGCGCCGTtcacggcggaggcggcgggcgagCGAGACGAGGACCGCGGCGAGGGCGACGCCGAGGAGGTCGGCCGCGGCGTCCCTGAGCGAGGCGCCGGAGGACCCGAAGAGGcgggcctcgtcggcggcctccttggcggcgccgacggcgagggaggcggcgcagCCGAGGGCCagcgcgcggcggcggaggaaggggcgggagctccggccggcgagcgcggcggcggcgagcgtgaTGAGGAGGCAGGCGAGGACGTGCTGCAGCTTGTCcggggcgagccactcgtcgcccCACTCCATCAATTAGCAGCCGCTGCCTCTGTCGATGCAGTGGAGTGTCTCTCTGTATGTCTCTCTCCGCCTTTGTTCGTGCTTTTAGAAGGTATAACTTTTTTTTTGCATGATACACAAGGTAGAACTTTTTTTTTTCAATGTAGAACTTTGATAGATGCATTACACATACCAAATGCTTTGCGTCATCAATTACGAGTAGTTTTTTTTTCTAGAACCATCAATTAAAAGTACCACCTCTGTCCTGATTTATTAGTCTCCTTTGTAATTTATGCTAAATTTTGACAAAATGtgagtgcatgttaacaaaaattatatcgtttgattcgtatttaaacatagttttcaatgatataatttttgatgaCATACATGAATATTTTGTTAactaaatttatgatcaaaatttggcacagacTACAGTGAAGACCAATAAACCAGAATGGAGTAGTAGTAGACTAGTGGTGGTGCTTTACAGCATTTAAGGCTAAACTAGAATAAACTGCATTCTACCCAGCTTATTTTAGAAGCCCAATTAAACTATTTTAGAAATCTATTAACATACTAGTTAAGAATTGACTAGTAGGCTTCTAAAAAAAATGTTTGGTTGGCCTTCTAGAGTAAGCTGAGTAGGGTAGCTTATTCTAAAAGCCCTCAAAATAACACGAAAGAACTAGCCCTTACAGCCGAGCTCCACAAATGCCTCATATATGTCGCATACAACCCAATCAGTGACCGGTCAGAAAATTGTGACCTACCCGAGCTCCTCAAACCGGCCCTATAAATTTGGGCTAACCGGTAGCCCCATATCTAGCCCATATCAGGGTGGATGTTACTAAAAAAATCTGGGCAGATACGAGGAGGCTCGGGCGCATCATGTTGGATCCAACAGCTAGGGCTCATCACAAATTCCACCAAATCCCCGCGACCTCGTCCAACGAGCCATTTTATTTCCTATCTTTTCCCTCGTCTGCCCCGGTCCTCCCCTAGCTCCACCGCCACACTAGCCGTGTCGTCGTCTTGACCCCTGAGCGCCACCACCACTGCCACAAAATTCCTACCCGGTCGTCTCGCCGCTCTAGACACCGTCGCCAGCCTCTTTCTGTTCAACAAATTGTCTGAGCAGTTCTATGTGTTTTTTTGTAGGCAAAACGATGTATGCGGATGGCTCATCGGATGAGGAGTATGGAAACACGGAGCTTGGTAAATTAATGCAAAAGGAGTTCTTTGATTCATCAGAGTCAAACAAAAATGTcgagatgatgatgatcatgagcatCCAGGAGGAAATGGACAGGGATGTGGAGCACATTATTAAGTTCGAGAGTTAAATCAAAGGGAGAAGAGTTTTGAACCATGGCGCTGGATCACAGCCGCTCTACAGGAACTACTTTGATCCCAAACCAACATTACCTAATACATCCTTTCGTTGACGCttcttgatacgtcttcaatgtatctataatcttttattgattcatgttattatattatcaatcttaggtAGTTTacatacaattttatattatttttagaaactaacctattaacctagtgcctagttcTAGCGACGATCGGAGGGCGCGTGGAGGCAAATCTCGCGGGATTAAGTTagtgtttgtcttcggtggatccacaTGGATCATGTCTTCGTTTGCCTGCGTTCGTGTGTCTACAGGTTCAATCCCTCTAATATATGCTTCTCTTCATTGGCAACGGCTGATGTTCTGATGCATTGGTCATGTGCGGCCTTAGCACGACAACTTTCCAACTGTCTACTATAATAAGGTTTGCCCGACTCCGGTGAGGTGGACGTTGGCGGCGGTGCGCTTTCGGCTCGCTCTAGTGCTTGTTGTAGTCGTTGCTAGATGATATATGGACCTGGATTGCTAGATGGTGTCTGGACCTGAATGTATTTTTTGTTACTTCTCGTGTTCTTTATACTGTCATGATAGTTAATGAATAGATTaaaaacattttttccaaaaaaaacacAAACAAGTCCTAcgaatttaataaaaatagacatTCTAAAGTGTTGCCCGGGCACATTGAATAAGTGAAAATAGGGACCGGTTATATACGAGTAATGCTACACGCATTCAACGATGGCAGTTTTTGACTGGAAATTAGGGGTGAGGCAGGGCCCACCtccatgaaaatcaggggggagaagATTGATTAGTGTTTAGATGCCCGTGAGATGCCCGTATTCGTCCGTGCGTCTAGGATTATCGGTTATATACTTCAATCCTGAAAAAATTATTTTGGGCAAGTCATTAGATTATAAGAGATTCAAGTGTCGTCCTTGTTTCTCCATCTTTCTTTCTCTCCCAACGGTTCTTTCTTCCACAGAATCTACTTACCCAAACTACAAAttcaggtggtgtttggttctctagtcctaggactttttctagtcccaactaaaaagtccctaattcataaaaagtccctccctgtttgtttccagagactaagaagtccctagtcccttcctagaggttattaaatgaccatgttgcccctagtatatatataaaaattaaaattaaacaacaccatggggtggcgggccaatgagtgcatggaggggcattgttgaaaaagtcccaaaaagtccaaaaagactctccttaagagtcttcttcatttagtcccaaatgcctagtttagtccctaaaaagtccctcccgtttggtaaaaaagtcttTAAGAGgattttttttagtccctacacaaaaaagtccctgaaaacaaacacccccTCAATCAACTTACGTATACGTAGCTACTATGAAAAATAAAACAGCCTATAGCACACGCAACCACTATACAATCCATGCAACGAACGTCGACGATGGTCGTGCCTCTAGGTACGTAGTGTACTACACCTCGAGACGGGCCAGCTCGTGGGTGAACACCTTCCTGAACTCCGGCATGCTCTCCGGCTCCAGCGACAGCGCGAGCGTGAGGGCGCCTTCCTTGCCGGCCGCGTTCATCACGTACACGAAACCGCTGTAGTACATGAGCGCGGGGCCCATGAACGCCGGCGCGCCCCATCCGAAGTCGGCGTCGGAGAGCGACATTCCCATCCAGCTGATGGCGCGCAGGTGCGCGCGAGAGATGCCGCTTCGTGGCAGGTTCATCACGTCCACGCCATCCAGGTAGTCCACCAGCGACCGCGCATATTCGTCCCCCTGGCTCGTCGCCGCGCGCGCCCGCCGAGCGCCATAGTCCACCGGGTTAGACACCACCTCCCCGACGGTGGCCACGGTCGACGTCCGGATCACCGCATTCCCGAAGTAGCCCTGCGGGAGCGGCGGCGCCAGGCGCGGGCGCATGTCGATCATGGAGTAGAGCCGCGTCTCCGCGTCCAGCGGCAGCCCCCGCGCGCGGCACGCGCACTGCCACACCAGCGCCACTACGGCGCGGAACGTGGACGCCCCTGCGCACCGCGCCCTTAGCGCGCTCACCTGCTGCTTGCTCACCGTGATCAGGGCGCTCGCGTACGTGGACGCGGTTGCCGCGTGCACCGGGGCCGGCTCCGGCTTGTACTCCGGGTGGTCGTACGGCACCGCGCGCTCTTGGCGCGCGGCGAGCAGCTTGTGGTCGAAGCTAGGCGGCACGGGCGCATCCTCTTTGCTGGAGCCGCGGGCGACGCTCGCCCAGGTCTCCACGAAGAGCGCCGCGCTCCGGGCGTCGACGACGGAGTGGTGCAGCGCCAGGCCGAGCACGACACCGCCGCAGCGCAGGTACGTGACCTGCGCCAGCAGCAGGACGCACGGCGGGTTCGGCGCGGGCGTCGGGGGCACGAACAGGTCGCGCATCTCGCCGCACGGCACGAACTCGTTCATGAGGTCCTCGAGCGCGTAGTGATCCGAGCGCGCAGTGACGAAGACCGCGCCCTCGCCGGTGCAGTCGATCTGGACACGCCCGGCGCCGTCCAGCCCGAGGCGGCCGGCCAGCGGGTAGAACGCCACCAGAGCCCTGGCGAGGCTGTCCTTGACGGCGTCGGCCGCGAAGAAGCCCGCATGCTCGCCGTTCGGCCGGTAGAAGTAGACCGTGGGCGTGTAGCCCCGGCGCGCAGCCAGGTCCAGGTTGGACAGCCAGACGGCGGCCCCCGGCGTTGCCTCCGCCGGGACGACCATCTCCGTCGACAACACCTGGACAGCTGCCATTGTGTGCCTCGTGTACGTGTCTCTTGCTCTCTTGTGCTGTACGTGCTTGGGACTAGGGAGTGCTCTACTACTGTGCGTGGAC
Protein-coding regions in this window:
- the LOC123168026 gene encoding pentatricopeptide repeat-containing protein At3g25210, mitochondrial, whose amino-acid sequence is MALLAAVRRLPRAVRLLKPHHLSTTSSSTFFGDSEGPAPAWEPRSPVRSPPDDQFAAWVTRLRPGFTACDLADAINSEQDPDLALALFRWAALRPGFRHGPASYIAALNAASSGKRPVAAENLIHDVLAGACAPDLQLFNACLRFCCDRRSLFPIAFDMFNKMRALPANAGCRPNVETFTLLLSTVVRRVRRPPASLVYLHAVRSLSRQMKATGVVPDTYLLNLIIKAYGRCLEVDDALKVFREMPLYGCEPNEFTYGYIVKAMFQKGRTDNGLVYLKTMREKGFVPSGGVYMSAVAALALEWRFEESREVLLDMLDSKRKPDMITYRTLLEELCRATRTEDAFQLLEELKERKRGALDQRMYSELLDGLHWISQPQQNNSLPRCDRGSASDDRGSHD
- the LOC123168796 gene encoding hydroxycinnamoyltransferase 4, with product MAAVQVLSTEMVVPAEATPGAAVWLSNLDLAARRGYTPTVYFYRPNGEHAGFFAADAVKDSLARALVAFYPLAGRLGLDGAGRVQIDCTGEGAVFVTARSDHYALEDLMNEFVPCGEMRDLFVPPTPAPNPPCVLLLAQVTYLRCGGVVLGLALHHSVVDARSAALFVETWASVARGSSKEDAPVPPSFDHKLLAARQERAVPYDHPEYKPEPAPVHAATASTYASALITVSKQQVSALRARCAGASTFRAVVALVWQCACRARGLPLDAETRLYSMIDMRPRLAPPLPQGYFGNAVIRTSTVATVGEVVSNPVDYGARRARAATSQGDEYARSLVDYLDGVDVMNLPRSGISRAHLRAISWMGMSLSDADFGWGAPAFMGPALMYYSGFVYVMNAAGKEGALTLALSLEPESMPEFRKVFTHELARLEV